The following DNA comes from Chrysiogenes arsenatis DSM 11915.
TCGTATGGGCCATGTTGACCAGCGGCATCTTTCGGGCTGGCATTCCACGTGGTGGGAACGACACACTGGTAGTTTTCGATCACACCACCCTTGATGTTGACCCAATGGCTGAGCATCCCGCGTGGTACGTCGCCAATGTAGCGGCCACGGTAGGTTTTGTTTGTATCGATCACGTATGGAGCGCAGGTTTCCTGATCGACTTTCAGGTTTTCCACCAGCGACATCAGGGTGGTTTTGCCGTGGTCGGCAATCAGTTTAGTTTGCAGCATCCGCGCGGCGGTGCGGCCAAGAGTGCTGAAAAGTGCCGGAACGGGGACGCCGGTTTCGCCAAGAAAATCGTTAACGACCTTCTGCACGCGTTCATTGCCACTGGCATAGCTGACAAGGATCTGCGCCAATGGCCCGACTTCCATGGGTTTGCCATCGTAGCGTGGCGCTTTGACCCAGGTATATTTCCCTTTTTCGTCGATGATTTTGGCTTTGCCGTTGGCCGTGTCACCATCGCGATAGCCGGTAAAGTTCGGGCTGGTCTGCCCTTCGTACGGATGAAAGGGTTGATTGTCGCTGTACCACGCATGCGTTGCTTCTTCGGTAATCTTGGATTCGTTGATTTCGTGTACTTTTCCCAGATCGCCATCGAGAATAATGCCACTGTCAAAAAGGGTTTCGGAACGGTTGATCTGGAATTCTTTCGCCGCCATGAAGTTTTTCACCCCACAGCCGGCCAGTACGCTCCCTTCGCCGATAAAGGCTTCAGCCGCCATTTTGACGTCGGCGTAGTAGGCGCGGTTGATGAAGTCGGATACTTCTTCGAATTTCGTCAGGTATTCGCCCAGACGCGCTGGATTCTGCAAATCCATGATGCAGGTGACGCCGCCGACCGTCAGCGATTGCGGATGTGGCTGCTTGGCGCCAAAAAGTGCCAGCATTTGCGCGGCGTTGCGCTGTACTTCGAGCGCCTTGAGGTAGTGCGAGGCAACAATCAGGTTCTGCTCTGGGGTAAAGTGATACGTTTTATGTCCCCAATACGCGTTGGCGAATGGGCCAAGATGGCCTTTATCGACGAAGGTTTTTAGGCGGCGCTGTACGGCGGTCAGTTCGTCGGCACCCGTTGCAATTGGGAGATCGGCATAGCGGAAGGCCAGATCGGACGCTTTGCGCGGGTCGGCGGAAAGTGCCTGCGTAATGTCGCACCAGTCAAGGCCGTGCAGGTGGTAGAAATGCACGGGATGGTCGTGCATAAAGAGTGCTTGCGCCATCAGGGTGCGGGTGAGGGTGGCATTGTAGGGAATTTCGATTCCAAGTGCGTTTTCAACGGCTTCAATGCCGGCTTTGTAGTGCGAGTAGGTGCAAACACCGCAGATGCGCTGGGTCATAAACCCGGCATCGCGCGGATCGCGCCCTTTCAAAATCAGCTCGATACCGCGCCAGAGGGTACTGGTGGCAAAAGCGTCTTGAATAACATTATCCTGATCAACGATAACTTCGACACGCAAGTGGCCTTCAATGCGGGTTATCGGATCAACAACAACACGTTGTGTACTCATAGGTGTTCTCCTTTCGTCGTACCGTTACTTGTCGGACGGCGACGAGTTGTCTTGTTCGTCTTTGGGGTTGCGGAAACTTCCTTCAATGGTGGTGAGCACGGCGTGCGTGGCAATAGCGACACCGGTTACGCTCAGCAGGAAGATACCGACTTTATCTGCCGTGGCATCGGCTCCACTCCCAAACGGCGGGCCAAAAAGATTATCCGCACGCGGCTCTTCAAACGGTGCCATTACATCCCAAAAATCGGGCTCAGAGCAGCCAATGCAACCATGCCCTGCCTGAATCGGCCAACTGGTGTGCTGATTGAACTTTTCGCGCGAGCAGTTGTTGTAGGTGTACGGCCCTTTACAGCCGACTTTGTAGAGGCAGTACCCTTTTTTGGCACCATCGTCGCCGAAGCGTTCGACGAACTCGCCAGCATCAAAGCGGCCACGCCGTTCGCACAGGTCGTGGATGCGGAATTCATACGCCCATTTGGGACGGCCAAGGCGATCGACGGCCGGTAGCGTGCCGAACAACACATAGTGGAGTACGGTGCCGACAATGTTCTTTTCGCTTGGTGGACAACCGGGAACATTGATGACGGGCTTGTTGATAACTTTGGAAAGCGATTGGGCATTCGTCGGGTTTGGCTTGGCAGCTTGCACGCCGCCGAATGATGAACAACTGCCAATAGCAAAAATAGCGGCAGCTCCAGCAGCGGCTTTTTTCGTGATTGCTTCGCCAGTATGCGCTTGCGGGCCAATCGTCAGGTAAAAGGCGCTTTGGCCGGCGGGGATTCCACCTTCAACGAACAACACGTACTTGCCTTTGTAGGTTTCCATGGCGTGCTCAAGGTTGGCTTCGGCCTGCCACCCGGCGGCAGCCATCAGTGTTTCGTGGTACTCGAGCGAAATATAGTCAAACAACAGTGTGTCAATCGTCGGCGCATCGGTACGTAGCAGGCTTTCTGAACAACCGGTGCATTCTGCCATGTGCAACCAGATAACCGGAATACGGTCAAGTACTTGCGCCGCTTGCGCCACATACGGAGCAAAAATTGGGGGCAGCGACATGGCGGCCGTCATAGCGGTAGCCCACTTCATAAAATCACGACGTGTTAATCCACTGCGGCTCGCTTCATCAGCAATAACTTTGTCGCTCCGTGCAGGAGCTTGATCTTGCAGGCCTGCAAGACGACTTTCCACCCGACGTAGAAGCGCACTCATCGCGCCATCACGGGCTAACTCTTGACGACCAGATAACATATGAAACTCCTTTCGCTTGAGAAAACTTCAATGGTCACGTGCCAGCAGAGCGCTTCGTGTGGCGGGTGCTGCGCGCAACAGCGCGGAGAGAGAAAGTAATCGTTCGATATATAGAAAGGGAAATTCAGAAAAGCAAGCGCAGAGTTGCGAAAGAAATACACCGGAATATTTTTAAGGTCTTACCAATAGCATTACATGAGCATTTTTCACAATTGCACAGATGGTGTTCACCATGGCGCATTGAGAAAAAATCACTTGCAAAATAACGCGTTACACCATCGGTAATACCAGTAGCATTGCGGAATTTTGCCTACGCAAACAACCCTGAACTATTTAGGGAACATGCATGAACGGAATCCTACAGAACAATAAAGAAAATATGGTATCCTATTGAACGGCATAAAATAGCCGATGAAGCAAAAACCTGTTGGCATTGAATGCTGGTTGTTGAATAATGACCGCCATACATTTCAGGTTTTTTGCCAACCAAGGAGTTACCGTGTCGCCTGCTGCGAGTACAACTGCGCCTCTTACTGCTGATGAAGAGCAGCTTCTCGAAGAGTATCCTGATATCCGCTATATCCCGTGGAAGGGACGTAAGGTCTTTTTGATAGGCACTGCTCACGTGTCACAGCGGAGTGTTGACGTTGTTGAACACGCTATTACCACCCTAAAGCCGGATGTTGTGGCAGTCGAACTCTGTGCCGCGCGACACCGTTCACTCACGCAGGAACAACAATGGCAGGAAACTGATATTGTCAAAGTTATTCGCGAAAAGAAAAGCATGGTTTTACTGGCCAATCTACTGTTGGCTTCATTCCAAAAAAGACTCGGTGCCGGTTTGGGGGTTCGCCCCGGACAAGAAATGCTGGCCGCCGTGGAAGCCGCCGAAAAGAGTGGCGCGCGGATTGTACTGGCAGATCGCGAAATCCAGCTCACGCTGAAGCGGGCATGGTCGCAAGCCACCTTTTGGGATAAGTGTCGCTTGATTCCATCGCTACTCAGTGGATTATTTAGTCAGGAACAAATGAGCGAGGACGAATTAGAACGACTCCGCAATAAAGATATTCTCTCCGAAGTGATGGACGAATTTGCACGCCATTATCCACGGATTAAAGCGGCATTGATCGACGAACGGGATCAATACCTTGCAAAAAAAATTGATACTGGCGGCGGTGAAATTATAGTCGCGGTCGTGGGCGCAGGCCATTGCTCTGGTATGGAAAAACTTTTCTACAGTGGTGAGGTCGAGAGAGTTGATCTGCACACGTTGGAAAAACTCCCTCCCCCTTCACCCGTCGTGAAGATGGTTGCCTACGGCATCCCACTTTTTGTCATCTGCCTCATTGCCTACGGTTTTTTTTCGGCTTCGGCAGAAGTCAGTTTTGAAATGATTAAAATCTGGGTGTTGGCAAACGGTATCCTTGCTGCGCTGTTTACCGCACTCACCTTGGCGCATCCGCTCACAATCTTGACCGCTTTTTTTGCGGCACCCATTACCAGCTTAAACCCCATGATTGCCGCTGGTTGGGTAGCTGGACTTGTGGAAGCATGGGTGCGCAAACCAAAAGTTTCGGACTTCCTCAGCCTCTCCGACGACATTACCACCGTGCGTGGTTTTTGGCGCAACGACATTACGCGACTCCTGCTGGTCGTTGTTTTCGCCAATATCGGCAGCTCGCTGGGAACCTTTATCGGCATTCCCCTGATGGCACGCTTACTCGGATAATAAAACCTACTCTTTCGAAAGGAACATCATGGCAAAAATCAACCTTAGTCGCTTTAATTTTGAAATGCAGCGGAAGTTCCCAGATGCAACGGGCGATTTCTCGGAAATTATCAATCAAATTGCACTGGCAGCAAAAATTGTTTCGCAGGAAGTCAACCGCGCTGGTATCGCCGACATATTGGGCTATGCTGGCGACACGAACAGCTCAGGCGATTCGCAAAAAAAACTGGACGTTATTGCCAATGAAATATTTATTAACGCACTCGACCATATCGGTAAATTCTGCGTGATGGGATCCGAAGAAAATGACGAAATGGTGCTCCTTGGCCAAAAACACCCGAAAGGGCGCTACTCTATTTTGTTCGATCCGCTCGACGGCTCCAGCAACATCGAAGTCAACGTCAGCATCGGGACAATTTTTTCCGTCATGCGCCGCGTAACCCCGCTAGAACAGGGCGACGGAACGATCGATGATCTCCTGCAGTGTGGCCGCAAGCAAGTTGCCGCCGGTTACGTACTGTACGGATCAAGTACAATGCTTGTCTTTACCACCGGCCATGGCGTCAATATGTTCACCCTTGATCCGCAAATCGGTGAATTCATTTTAACCAACGAAAACGTCCAAATCCCAAACACCACCAAATACTACAGCATTAATGAAGGGAACGCACTGAACTGGAGCGAGCCTCTGCGGCGCTATGTTGACGGCCTGAAAACCAAAAACAACATCCACGGCAAAGTCCTTTCTGGGCGTTACATCGGCTCCATGGTAGCCGACGTCCACCGCACCCTCCACTACGGCGGCTTCTTTTCCTACCCGCAAGATTCCGTTAATACCGAAGGGAAACTGCGCCTTTTGTATGAAGCGAACCCCATGGCAATGGTGGTCGAACAAGCAGGTGGCCGCGCTATCTGGGGCGGCGGGGATATTCTCGATATTGTACCCAAAAGCTTGCATCAGCGTGTTCCAGTATTCCTTGGTGCCAAAAAAGATATCGACGCCATCGAAGCGCAGGTGTTCGGAGCAGGCGGTTGAGTTTACTTC
Coding sequences within:
- the fbp gene encoding class 1 fructose-bisphosphatase, whose protein sequence is MAKINLSRFNFEMQRKFPDATGDFSEIINQIALAAKIVSQEVNRAGIADILGYAGDTNSSGDSQKKLDVIANEIFINALDHIGKFCVMGSEENDEMVLLGQKHPKGRYSILFDPLDGSSNIEVNVSIGTIFSVMRRVTPLEQGDGTIDDLLQCGRKQVAAGYVLYGSSTMLVFTTGHGVNMFTLDPQIGEFILTNENVQIPNTTKYYSINEGNALNWSEPLRRYVDGLKTKNNIHGKVLSGRYIGSMVADVHRTLHYGGFFSYPQDSVNTEGKLRLLYEANPMAMVVEQAGGRAIWGGGDILDIVPKSLHQRVPVFLGAKKDIDAIEAQVFGAGG
- a CDS encoding TraB/GumN family protein, yielding MSPAASTTAPLTADEEQLLEEYPDIRYIPWKGRKVFLIGTAHVSQRSVDVVEHAITTLKPDVVAVELCAARHRSLTQEQQWQETDIVKVIREKKSMVLLANLLLASFQKRLGAGLGVRPGQEMLAAVEAAEKSGARIVLADREIQLTLKRAWSQATFWDKCRLIPSLLSGLFSQEQMSEDELERLRNKDILSEVMDEFARHYPRIKAALIDERDQYLAKKIDTGGGEIIVAVVGAGHCSGMEKLFYSGEVERVDLHTLEKLPPPSPVVKMVAYGIPLFVICLIAYGFFSASAEVSFEMIKIWVLANGILAALFTALTLAHPLTILTAFFAAPITSLNPMIAAGWVAGLVEAWVRKPKVSDFLSLSDDITTVRGFWRNDITRLLLVVVFANIGSSLGTFIGIPLMARLLG
- a CDS encoding hydrogenase small subunit, which encodes MLSGRQELARDGAMSALLRRVESRLAGLQDQAPARSDKVIADEASRSGLTRRDFMKWATAMTAAMSLPPIFAPYVAQAAQVLDRIPVIWLHMAECTGCSESLLRTDAPTIDTLLFDYISLEYHETLMAAAGWQAEANLEHAMETYKGKYVLFVEGGIPAGQSAFYLTIGPQAHTGEAITKKAAAGAAAIFAIGSCSSFGGVQAAKPNPTNAQSLSKVINKPVINVPGCPPSEKNIVGTVLHYVLFGTLPAVDRLGRPKWAYEFRIHDLCERRGRFDAGEFVERFGDDGAKKGYCLYKVGCKGPYTYNNCSREKFNQHTSWPIQAGHGCIGCSEPDFWDVMAPFEEPRADNLFGPPFGSGADATADKVGIFLLSVTGVAIATHAVLTTIEGSFRNPKDEQDNSSPSDK
- a CDS encoding nickel-dependent hydrogenase large subunit; the protein is MSTQRVVVDPITRIEGHLRVEVIVDQDNVIQDAFATSTLWRGIELILKGRDPRDAGFMTQRICGVCTYSHYKAGIEAVENALGIEIPYNATLTRTLMAQALFMHDHPVHFYHLHGLDWCDITQALSADPRKASDLAFRYADLPIATGADELTAVQRRLKTFVDKGHLGPFANAYWGHKTYHFTPEQNLIVASHYLKALEVQRNAAQMLALFGAKQPHPQSLTVGGVTCIMDLQNPARLGEYLTKFEEVSDFINRAYYADVKMAAEAFIGEGSVLAGCGVKNFMAAKEFQINRSETLFDSGIILDGDLGKVHEINESKITEEATHAWYSDNQPFHPYEGQTSPNFTGYRDGDTANGKAKIIDEKGKYTWVKAPRYDGKPMEVGPLAQILVSYASGNERVQKVVNDFLGETGVPVPALFSTLGRTAARMLQTKLIADHGKTTLMSLVENLKVDQETCAPYVIDTNKTYRGRYIGDVPRGMLSHWVNIKGGVIENYQCVVPTTWNASPKDAAGQHGPYEAALIGTKMADPTQPLEIVRTIHSFDPCLACAVHVIDTQGNSLAEYKVDPLSC